A window of Castanea sativa cultivar Marrone di Chiusa Pesio chromosome 1, ASM4071231v1 contains these coding sequences:
- the LOC142641735 gene encoding uncharacterized protein LOC142641735, translating to MGWIRNTVNSVKSRRPRAIPQLVNLVSFLSSVIILSEGLACLAGADSPKSLLGVVISESMEPGIKRGDIVVLNISKDPIHAGEIILFNVDGLDVPIVHRVITVHGHRNTGKVYILTKGDNNHLDDRILYARGQRWLLRHHVIARVVGLLPYVGWIKLILTENPIIKCIVLGTLALLIATSKN from the exons atgggatGGATCAGAAATACCGTGAACTCCGTCAAATCCAGAAGACCCAGAGCTATCCCTCAGCTCGTCAATCTTG tctcATTTCTTTCGTCAGTTATCATATTATCTGAAGGACTAGCATGTCTAGCCGGTGCTGATTCTCCTAAATCACTTCTTGGAGTCGTAATCTCTGAAAGCATGGAACCTGGCATCAAGCGA GGTGACATCGTGGTCTTAAATATTAGCAAGGATCCCATTCATGCAGGAGAAATCATCCTCTTCAATGTAGAT GGGCTTGATGTTCCAATTGTCCACCGAGTAATCACG gTTCATGGGCACCGAAATACTGGAAAAGTTTATATTCTCACAAAAG GAGACAATAATCATTTGGATGACAGGATATTATATGCTCGAGGCCAACGTTGGTTGCTAAGACACCATGTCATTGCTAGAGTTGTTGG GTTATTGCCTTATGTTGGTTGGATCAAACTTATCCTTACTGAAAACCCCATAATCAAG TGCATAGTTTTAGGCACATTGGCATTGCTGATCGCTACCTCAAAGAATTAG